The Nocardioides houyundeii genome includes the window GCCGCGGCCGTCCGCGCCGTCGACCTGGGCTGACCAGGACCGGGACCGGGCTCGACCGGGACCGGCGCGCCGGCTCAGGCGATCCGGATCCGCCGGACCTCCGGGGCGCGGCTGAGGCGGGCGCGTGGGCGGTCGTCGTACCGCTGCACCTGCTCCCAGGCAAGGGCAAGCCTGCCCACCGCACGATCCAGGACCGCGGGCTCGGCCGTCCACGGGACGCGCAGGTAGGAGTCGAGGCCACCCTCGGCCGCGAAGACGGGCCCGGGAGAGACGGTGAGTCCCAGGGTCTCTGCCTCCGCGGCCAGGGCGGTCGCCCCCGGACGCGGCAGCTGGCACCACAGGGCGAGACCGCCCGTGGGGACCCGGAACCGCCACTGGGGCAGCGCCGTGCGCAGCGCGGAGACCAGGTGGTCCCGCTGCCGACGCAGCCGGGTCCGGTGCCAGGCCAGCATCTCCTCCGGCGCGGCGAGGAGGTGGGTCAGCACCAGCTGCTCGAGGACCGGCGAGCCCAGGTCCAGAGAGGTGCGGCCGTGCACCAGCCTGTCCAGGTGCTCGTGCGGTGCCCGGATCCAGCCGAGCCGCAGTCCTCCCCAGAAGGTCTTGCTGGCGCTGCCCAGGGTGATGCTGCCCGGGGCCAGTGCGGTGAAGGGGGACGGCATCTCCTGCCCCTCCAGGGCCAGCGCCTGGTGCGCCTCGTCGACCACGGCGATGGTGCCTGCGGCGGCCAGGTGGGCGGCGTAGGTGGCGCGCTGCGGCGTCGACATCAGAAGTCCGGTGGGGTTCTGGAAGTCCGGCACCAGGTAGGCCAGCGTGGGCCGGACCCGCCGCAGCTCGGCGCCGATCGTGTCCAGGTCCCAACCGTCGGGGTCGACCGGGGCGCTGTGCAGCCGGGCCCCCGCGTTCCTGATCGCCTGGGTGGAGTTGGGGTAGACCGGCGACTCCACGAGCACCCGGTCCCGGGGACCGGTGAAGGACTGCGCGACGATGGCCGCCGCCGACAGGGCCCCCGGCGTGACGATGATCTGCTCCGGCTCGGTCGGCAGGCCGCGTGCGTCGTACGTCGCGGCGACGGCACGTTGCAGGACCGGGAGCCCGGAGGGGAAGTAGCCGTGGCCGCCGAGGTAGGCGGGCAGGTCCTGCATGGCCCGCGCGTAGGCGGCCGCGAGGCCGGGCGGTGCGGTCGGGGCGGCGCAGTCCAGGTCGATGCCGTCGTTGTCGCCGCCCGGTCGGGGCACCAGGGCCCGGTCGTGGGCGCGCTCCCGGCCACCGGGGACCCGGGTGAAGGTGCCGGCGCCCCGTCTCGACTCGGCGTACCCGGCCTCGCGCAGCACGGCGTACGCGCGGGTGACCGTGGTCCGGGACAGGCCCAGCTCGGCCACCAGCTCGCGCTCCGAGGGCAGCCGGGTCGCCAACGGGATGCGTCCGTCCCCGATCAGCAGCGTCAGCTGCTCGGCCAGGCCCAGGTAGGCCGGCGAGCGGTCGAACGGGCCGACGAGCGCGGCGACCCGGCGGGACCCGATGGACGACATGGGGCCAGCGTTTCACGATTGGCTCTTTTTCAGAAGGCCAATCTGGGTGACGCTGCTCCGGTGACCATCGAGGAGACCCCGGCGCGACCCGAGCTGCGCAGCGACCTGGGGCCGCTGGACCAGCTGCGAGCCGGCAGAATGACCCGGCGCCTGACGCAGCTGGCCCTGGGCCTGTTCCTCTACGGGGCGTCCCTGGCCATGATGGTCCGCGCCGGACTGGGTCTGGCGCCCTGGGACGTCCTGCACTCGGGCCTGGTCCGGCACGTGCCCGTCACGTTGGGCCAGATGGTGGTGCTGACGAGCTTCGCGGTGCTGCTGCTGTGGATCCCGCTCGCCGAGGTGCCGGGCCTGGGCACGCTCGCGAACGCCGTGGCGGTGGGGCTGGCCGCCGACGCCACCCTGGCGGTGCTGTCCGTGCCCGAGCCGCTCTGGGCTCGCGCCGGACTGATGCTCGCCGGGGTCGTCCTGAACGCCCTGGCGACCGCGGCCTACATCGGCTCCCAGCTGGGCCGAGGCGCCCGGGACGGACTGATGACCGGTCTGGCCCGGCGTACCGGATCGTCCTTGCGGCTGGTGCGCACCGGCATCGAGGCGAGCGTGGTGCTCCTCGGCCTGGTGCTCGGCGGGGTGCTGGGCCTGGGCACGGTGCTGTACGCGCTCGCCATCGGACCGCTGGCCCAGCTGGCGCTCCCGTGGCTCACCGTGCGGCTGGACCCCGTGGGTCCGTCTCTCAGCGGCGGGTGGCGATCAGGGCGGACGCGTCGGGCGCGATCATCACCTCGACGGCGGTGAAGCGCTCGTCGGTCAGCCACTGCTCGCGCAGGGTGTCGACCCGGCCGAGGTAGATCGGCGGCCAGGACTCGCACGGGGTGAAGTCGTCGAGGACCACGATTCCCCCCGGCTCGACGAGGTCGGCGACCACGTCGACCCGCACGCTGTCCGGCTCGCCGGAGTCCAGGAAGAGCAGCGAGAACGGACCCTTGCCGCTCAGGGTCGACCAGTCGGCAGCGAACACCTCCACCGACGGGTCGTCGGTGAAGATCTCGGCGGCGGCAGAGGCGAGCTTGGGGTTGAGCTCGGCGGTGAGGATGCGGGCATCGGTGCGGACGCCGGAGCGGAGCCAGGCGGTGCCCACCCCGCAGCCGGTACCGAACTCGGCCATCGTGCCCTCCCGGGTCGCGGCCAGGGCGGCCAGCAGGCGCCCGGTCTCGTTGCGGCAGAACGACACGTAGCCCGCCTTGCGGGAGACGTCGAACGCTCGGGCGACGATCTCGGGGAGGTAGGGAGGGGCGCTCATGATTCGAGTCTCTCATCTTGGGAAAGCAGTCCCGAAATGTGGACATCCGGGACGAGGTGCTGGCCGGGTCCGCCAGGGCGGCGTACTGTCTCCGCCATCATGCGGAGCGTGTTCGTACTCATCGGCTGCCGCGGCGAGGCCTGAAGAGGGCCACCTCGCCGCGGAGTTCGGCGTTGCGCGGCCCTCGACCAGCAGTCCTTCACTGCACTGCGGCGGTCCGCCTCCTGGCACGACAGCGCGATCCGCTCCCGCCAGACCAGCCGGCCAGACCCGGACACACCGGGCCCGGGCCGGCCCGGGTCATGGTCCGGCCGCCCACGTGATCCGTGGGCCCGGCCTCCGGAGCCGCCGCGGAGCACGGGACTCGTCCCCGAGCAGCATCCGCCAGCACCACACACCGCGCAGGAGCGCCACATGTACAACCTCTACCCCGCAGAGTGGGGCCCGGCCCGTCACGACCCGGAGAGCCAGCAGCACCACCAGGCGCTGCAACGGGCGCTTGACCTCCGAGACAATGGCGGTCAGCGTCCCGATGACAACTAATCTCGGTCCCATGAACCCCTCCCTCCCCACGCCGACCAACCTCGCCGTCATCCCTGGCGACGGCATCGGCCCCGAGGTCACGACCGAGGCGCTCAAGGTGCTCGAGGCCGTGGCCCCCCAGACCTTCGTGACCACCCGCTACGACCTGGGCGCCGAGCGCTACCTCGCGACGGGCGAGGTGCTCCCCGACTCGGTGCTCGAGGAGATCCGGGGCCACGACGCGATCCTGCTGGGCGCTGTCGGCGGCAAGCCCAACGACCCCAACCTTCCCCCGGGGATCCTGGAGCGCGGGCTGCTGCTGCGGCTGCGCTTCGCGCTGGACCACTACGTCAACCTGCGCCCCTCCCGGATCTTCCCCGGCGTCCCCTCCCCGCTCGCCGCCCCCGGCGAGGTCGACTTCGTCGTGGTGCGCGAGGGCACCGAGGGCCCCTACACCGGCAACGGGGGCGCGCTCCGGGTCGGCACCCCGGCGGAAGTCGCGACCGAGGTCAGCGTCAACACCGCCTACGGCGTCGAGCGGGTGCTCCGCGACGCCTTCGCCCGGGCCCAGAAGCGGCCCCGGCGCACCCTGACCCTGCTGCACAAGACCAACGTCCTGGTGCACGCCGGATCGACCTGGTGGCGGCTCTTCGAGCAGGTGGGCCAGGAGTTCCCCGAGGTCACCCGCAACTACATGCACATCGACGCGGCGATGATCCACATGACGACCGACCCGTCGCGGTTCGACGTGATCGTCACCGACAACCTGTTCGGCGACATCATCACCGACCTGGCGGCCGCCATCACCGGTGGCATCGGCCTGGCCGCCTCGGGCAACGTCAACCCCGACCGCACCTCGCCGTCGATGTTCGAGCCGGTGCACGGCTCCGCCCCCGACATCGCCGGGCAGCAGAAGGCAGACCCCACGGCCGCCATCCTGTCGGTGGCGCTGATGCTGGACCACCTCGGGCACGGCGACGCCGCCGCCCGGGTGGAGAAGGCCGTGGTGGCCGACATCGCCGGCCGCTCCCAGGGGGCCACCCGGACCACCGCAGCCGTCGGCGACGCCATCGCCGAGCGCGTGTAGCGTGCGAAGCATGAAGATCAGCACCACGCCCTCGACCACACCCGTGGAGGACTCCCGGCTCGCGGCGATCCTCGGTGACCCCGGTTTCGGCGAGCACTTCACCGACCACATGTTCACCGTCGAGTGGACGCCGGAGGAGGGCTGGCACGGCGCCCGGACCACGACGTACGGCCCCATCTCGATGGACCCGGCGACCGCGGTCCTGCACTACGCCCAGGAGACCTTCGAGGGGATGAAGGCCTACCGGCACGCGGACGGGTCCGTCTGGACCTTCCGCCCTGAGGAGAACGCCCTGCGGATGGCGCGCTCCAGCGTCCGGCTGGCCCTGCCCGAGCTGCCGGTGGAGGACTTCGTCGCCGCGGTCGACGCCCTCATCGAGATCGACCAGCGCTGGGTGCCGGACGCCGCGGGGGAGAAGAGCCTCTACGTGCGTCCCTTCATGATCGCCACCGAGAAGTTCCTCGGGGTGCGGCCCGCGCGCCACGTCACGTTCATGGTGATCGCCAGCCCCGCCGGGTCCTACTTCAAGGGCGGGGTCAAGCCGGTCACCCTGTGGCTCGCCGAGGACTACACCCGTGCCGGGCGCGGGGGCATGGGTGCGGCCAAGACCGGTGGCAACTACGCGAGCTCGCTCGTCGCCCAGCAGGAGGCCACGGCCAAGGGCTGTGACCAGGTGGTGTTCCTGGACGCGCAGGAGGGCAGGTACGTCGAGGAGCTCGGCGGGATGAACCTCTACTTCGTCCACGCCGACGGGCACATCGTCACCCCGGAGCTGAGCGGCACGATCCTGGAGGGCATCACCCGCGACTCGATCATCGAGCTCGCCGGCAAGCTCGGGCACCGGGTGGAGGAGCGCAAGGTCGCCATCGAGGAGTGGCGCGAGGGGATCGCGTCGGGCGAGATCGTGGAGATCTTCGCCTGTGGCACTGCCGCGGTGGTCACCCCGGTGGGCGCCCTGAAGTCCGCCGGCGGGGACGTCTCGGCACCGTCCAGCACCGAGCTGACGATGCGGATCAGGCAGGCCCTGGTCGACATCCAGTACGGACGCGCCGACGACACCTTCGGCTGGATGCACCGGGTCCTCTGAGCGTCGCGGCCACCTGGCCGCGACGAGCGGGTTAACCTCGGCGGGTGAGCACGTCCCCCAGTCATCCGACCCCGCCGTCCGAGCTGCGGGTCGGCGGCTACCGGCTGCTCGCCCGGCTCGGGGAGGGCGGCATGGGGGTGGTCCACCTCGCGCAGCGCCCCGGTGGCCGGCGGGTCGCGCTGAAGGTGATGCGACCCCACGTCGTGGGCGACCACGAGGCACGCGAACGGCTCGCCCGCGAGGTCGCCTCGCTGTCGCGGATCCGCAGCCCGCGGGTGGCGGAGATCGTCGACGCCGACCCGTGGGGCGAGATCCCCTACGTCGCCACCCGGTACGTGCCCGGGCTCCCCCTGCACGACGCGGTGCAGCAGGAGGGGCCGATCACCGGCATCGACCTCGACTGGTTCGCGCGGTGCCTGGTCGAGGCACTGGGCGACGTCCACGGCGCCGGGGTGCTGCACCGGGACGTCAAGCCCTCCAACGTGCTCATGGAGGGCCGGGCCCCGGTGCTCATCGACTTCGGTCTCGCCCGGGTGGCCGACGACCCGCGCCTGACCCAGACCGGGTGGCTGATCGGCACTCCGGGATACCTGGCGCCGGAGATCCTGCACGGCGAGGACGCCTCCGCCGCCTCCGACATCCACTCCCTGGCGGCCACGATCGCCTTCGCCGGCACCGGACGCGCGCCCTTCGGTCGCGGTCCGGCGATGGCCATCATGGACCGGGTACGGCGCGGCGAGCACGACCTCTCCGGTCTTCCCGAGCGGCTGCGCGAGGTCGTGCAGGCGGCCCTGGACCCCGAACCCGAACGGCGGCCGGTACTGGCCGAGGTGCTCGACTGGCTGGAGGGCCGGCGCCCGAGCGGGCCGTGGGACCCCGTCGACGACCTGTTCACCGCGCCGCTGGTCGCAGTGGCCTGGCCCGAGGTGGCAGCCGAACCCGCTCCCGAGGACTCCGCGCCCGAGGACAGAGAGCCGACCGCCCGCTTCGAGACCCCGACCCTCGTCGACCACTCGCGCGCCGACCTCTACGACGACCGGGCGCACGACGACCGGGCGTACGACGACCGGGCGTACGACGACCGGGCGTACGCGGCTGATCGTCGCGAGGGCGATGAGCCGGTCGAGGACCTGCTGCCCTGGGACCAGACGCCCGAGGTGGCCGAGCACACCGGGCTGGGCGAGCGTGCCCGCCGGCTGACCCTGCTCGGTGGCCTCGGCGCCGCAGTGGCCGGGGCCAGCGCCGTGGCGCCGTACGTGACGATCGCGGTGACGATGCTGGTGGTGTGGCTGCTGCGCAGCGGCTCGCTGGCGGCCTCCGCGGCCGGGGAGCGGCGCCGGCTCCGGGGACGTCGCTGGTACGACGGCGTGCAGCTCACCCTCGCCGCCCCCTGGCACCTGGCGGCCTCGATCCCGGGGACGCTGCTGCTGGGACTCTGGGCCGCTGGGATCGGGGCGGCCGCCGCGCTGCTGTGCTTCGCGGTGGCACTGTCCGCCGGCACCTCGCTGAGCGTGATCGGCGGCGCGTTCGCCCTGGGACTGTGGCTGGGCCCCGGCGGCGGTCGGGTACGGCGGCCGGTGCGCCGCGTCCTGACCCCGCTGGCGGCCACCCCCGTGGTCTGGCTGGTCGCGGCGGCCGTGGTGCTGGCGACCGCCTCCGGCTTCTGGGCGCTGGCCGGGCAGCAGGAGGTCAGCTGGGCGCCGTGGTCCGGGGCGCCGTGGCAGGGGATCAGCCTCTCCGACCTGCTGTGAGCGGGGCTCACCCACCGGGGCCGGATCGCGAGATCGTGCCGGCGCCGGCAGTGGGTCGTGGCACCATGGGCCCCATGCAGATGCAGGGGATCATTCGCTAGCGCGTCGAGCTGATTCGACGCGCAACCTTCCGTGCCACGGGAGGTTTTTTTGTTGCACAGACCAGACGAGAGAAGTCGTGATGGACCTGCAGGGCTCGTTCCACGTGTACGACACCACGCTGCGCGACGGCGCTCAGCAGGAGGGGCTCAACCTCTCCGTGGCTGACAAGCTGACCATCGCGCGACAGCTCGACGGGCTCGGCGTGGGATACATCGAGGGGGGATGGCCGGGCGCCAACCCCAAGGACACCGAGTTCTTCCGGCGGGCCGCGGCCGAGCTGGACCTGCGCCACGCGAGGCTCACCGCCTTCGGCTCCACCCGCCGCGCCGGCGTCCGGGCCGCCGACGACCCGATGGTCGCGGCGCTGCGCGACTCGGGCGCCTCCGTGGTCACCCTGGTGGCCAAGTCGCACGACCGGCACGTGGAGCTGGCCCTGCGGACCACGCTGGAGGAGAACCTCGCGATGGTCAGCGACACCGTGTCCCACCTGCGAGCCGAGGGCCAGACGGTCTTCCTGGACGCCGAGCACTTCTTCGACGGCTACCGCGCCAACCGGTCCTACGCCCTGGAGGTGCTGCGCGCCGCCTACGAGGCCGGTGCCGAGGTGGCTGCGCTGTGCGACACCAACGGCGGGATGCTGCCCGGGTGGGTCTCCGACGTGGTCCACGACGTCATCGAGACCACGGGTGGCCGCGTCGGGATCCACTGCCACAACGACACCGGCTGCGCGGTGGCCAACACGCTGGCCGCCGTCGAGGCCGGCGCCAGCCACGTGCAGGGCACCATCAACGGCTACGGCGAGCGGACCGGCAACGCCGACCTGATCTCGGTGGTTGCCAACCTCCAGCTCAAGCTGGACCGGCCCGTGCTGCCCGAAGGGCTGCTGCGCGAGGCGACCCGGATCGCGCACGCCGTGGCGGAGGTGACCAACTTCCCGCCAGCCAGCCGCCAGCCCTACGTGGGCACCTCGGCGTTCACCCACAAGGCGGGGCTGCACGCGAGCGCGATCAAGGTCGACCCGGACCTCTACCAGCACATGGACCCCGCGGGCGTGGGCAACGACATGCGGCTCCTGGTCTCCGACATGGCCGGGCGGGCCTCGATCGAGCTCAAGGGCCGCGAGCTCGGGTTCGACCTCTCCGGTGACCGCGAGCTCGTCACCCGGGTGACCGACCGGGTCAAGGCGATGGAGCAGTCCGGCTACACCTTCGAGGCCGCCGACGCCTCCTTCGAGCTGTTGCTGGTCGAGGAGGTGGAGGGTCGCCGCCCCTCCTACTTCGAGGTGGAGTCGTGGCGGGTCATCACCGAGACGCTCCCCAGCGGCGAGGAGGCGGTCTCCGAGGCAACGGTCAAGCTGGTCTCCTCCGGGGTGCGGTTCGTGGTCACCGGGGAGGGCAACGGACCGGTCAACGCCCTGGACGAGGCGCTGCGCTCGGCCATCTCGCAGGCCTACCCGGAGGTCGCCAAGTTCGAGCTGATCGACTACAAGG containing:
- a CDS encoding O-methyltransferase, producing the protein MSAPPYLPEIVARAFDVSRKAGYVSFCRNETGRLLAALAATREGTMAEFGTGCGVGTAWLRSGVRTDARILTAELNPKLASAAAEIFTDDPSVEVFAADWSTLSGKGPFSLLFLDSGEPDSVRVDVVADLVEPGGIVVLDDFTPCESWPPIYLGRVDTLREQWLTDERFTAVEVMIAPDASALIATRR
- a CDS encoding YczE/YyaS/YitT family protein — translated: MTIEETPARPELRSDLGPLDQLRAGRMTRRLTQLALGLFLYGASLAMMVRAGLGLAPWDVLHSGLVRHVPVTLGQMVVLTSFAVLLLWIPLAEVPGLGTLANAVAVGLAADATLAVLSVPEPLWARAGLMLAGVVLNALATAAYIGSQLGRGARDGLMTGLARRTGSSLRLVRTGIEASVVLLGLVLGGVLGLGTVLYALAIGPLAQLALPWLTVRLDPVGPSLSGGWRSGRTRRARSSPRRR
- a CDS encoding serine/threonine-protein kinase; translation: MSTSPSHPTPPSELRVGGYRLLARLGEGGMGVVHLAQRPGGRRVALKVMRPHVVGDHEARERLAREVASLSRIRSPRVAEIVDADPWGEIPYVATRYVPGLPLHDAVQQEGPITGIDLDWFARCLVEALGDVHGAGVLHRDVKPSNVLMEGRAPVLIDFGLARVADDPRLTQTGWLIGTPGYLAPEILHGEDASAASDIHSLAATIAFAGTGRAPFGRGPAMAIMDRVRRGEHDLSGLPERLREVVQAALDPEPERRPVLAEVLDWLEGRRPSGPWDPVDDLFTAPLVAVAWPEVAAEPAPEDSAPEDREPTARFETPTLVDHSRADLYDDRAHDDRAYDDRAYDDRAYAADRREGDEPVEDLLPWDQTPEVAEHTGLGERARRLTLLGGLGAAVAGASAVAPYVTIAVTMLVVWLLRSGSLAASAAGERRRLRGRRWYDGVQLTLAAPWHLAASIPGTLLLGLWAAGIGAAAALLCFAVALSAGTSLSVIGGAFALGLWLGPGGGRVRRPVRRVLTPLAATPVVWLVAAAVVLATASGFWALAGQQEVSWAPWSGAPWQGISLSDLL
- a CDS encoding branched-chain amino acid aminotransferase; its protein translation is MKISTTPSTTPVEDSRLAAILGDPGFGEHFTDHMFTVEWTPEEGWHGARTTTYGPISMDPATAVLHYAQETFEGMKAYRHADGSVWTFRPEENALRMARSSVRLALPELPVEDFVAAVDALIEIDQRWVPDAAGEKSLYVRPFMIATEKFLGVRPARHVTFMVIASPAGSYFKGGVKPVTLWLAEDYTRAGRGGMGAAKTGGNYASSLVAQQEATAKGCDQVVFLDAQEGRYVEELGGMNLYFVHADGHIVTPELSGTILEGITRDSIIELAGKLGHRVEERKVAIEEWREGIASGEIVEIFACGTAAVVTPVGALKSAGGDVSAPSSTELTMRIRQALVDIQYGRADDTFGWMHRVL
- a CDS encoding 3-isopropylmalate dehydrogenase → MNPSLPTPTNLAVIPGDGIGPEVTTEALKVLEAVAPQTFVTTRYDLGAERYLATGEVLPDSVLEEIRGHDAILLGAVGGKPNDPNLPPGILERGLLLRLRFALDHYVNLRPSRIFPGVPSPLAAPGEVDFVVVREGTEGPYTGNGGALRVGTPAEVATEVSVNTAYGVERVLRDAFARAQKRPRRTLTLLHKTNVLVHAGSTWWRLFEQVGQEFPEVTRNYMHIDAAMIHMTTDPSRFDVIVTDNLFGDIITDLAAAITGGIGLAASGNVNPDRTSPSMFEPVHGSAPDIAGQQKADPTAAILSVALMLDHLGHGDAAARVEKAVVADIAGRSQGATRTTAAVGDAIAERV
- a CDS encoding PLP-dependent aminotransferase family protein; translated protein: MSSIGSRRVAALVGPFDRSPAYLGLAEQLTLLIGDGRIPLATRLPSERELVAELGLSRTTVTRAYAVLREAGYAESRRGAGTFTRVPGGRERAHDRALVPRPGGDNDGIDLDCAAPTAPPGLAAAYARAMQDLPAYLGGHGYFPSGLPVLQRAVAATYDARGLPTEPEQIIVTPGALSAAAIVAQSFTGPRDRVLVESPVYPNSTQAIRNAGARLHSAPVDPDGWDLDTIGAELRRVRPTLAYLVPDFQNPTGLLMSTPQRATYAAHLAAAGTIAVVDEAHQALALEGQEMPSPFTALAPGSITLGSASKTFWGGLRLGWIRAPHEHLDRLVHGRTSLDLGSPVLEQLVLTHLLAAPEEMLAWHRTRLRRQRDHLVSALRTALPQWRFRVPTGGLALWCQLPRPGATALAAEAETLGLTVSPGPVFAAEGGLDSYLRVPWTAEPAVLDRAVGRLALAWEQVQRYDDRPRARLSRAPEVRRIRIA
- the cimA gene encoding citramalate synthase; the protein is MDLQGSFHVYDTTLRDGAQQEGLNLSVADKLTIARQLDGLGVGYIEGGWPGANPKDTEFFRRAAAELDLRHARLTAFGSTRRAGVRAADDPMVAALRDSGASVVTLVAKSHDRHVELALRTTLEENLAMVSDTVSHLRAEGQTVFLDAEHFFDGYRANRSYALEVLRAAYEAGAEVAALCDTNGGMLPGWVSDVVHDVIETTGGRVGIHCHNDTGCAVANTLAAVEAGASHVQGTINGYGERTGNADLISVVANLQLKLDRPVLPEGLLREATRIAHAVAEVTNFPPASRQPYVGTSAFTHKAGLHASAIKVDPDLYQHMDPAGVGNDMRLLVSDMAGRASIELKGRELGFDLSGDRELVTRVTDRVKAMEQSGYTFEAADASFELLLVEEVEGRRPSYFEVESWRVITETLPSGEEAVSEATVKLVSSGVRFVVTGEGNGPVNALDEALRSAISQAYPEVAKFELIDYKVRILDAGHGTDAITRVLIETTDGESSWVTVGVGHNVIEASWGALVDGLTFGLRRHHV